From the genome of Halobellus litoreus, one region includes:
- a CDS encoding archaemetzincin family Zn-dependent metalloprotease, giving the protein MLVDIVPIGDLSAQVKREASAALRGVYDCDVTVQEEQSIPDGAFDRSRNQYRAEQFIELASRVGTGEKNIGVTSQDLYYRRRNYVFGLAYLNGNGSVISTHRLQTSSDGGITTKPQSEVFADRVRKEVVHEIGHTLGLEHCDNSKCVMSFSPTVREVDVKEENLCGTCSQLLY; this is encoded by the coding sequence ATGCTCGTCGACATCGTGCCGATCGGGGACCTCTCCGCGCAAGTAAAGCGCGAGGCGTCGGCCGCGCTCAGAGGGGTCTACGACTGCGACGTCACGGTTCAGGAGGAACAGTCGATCCCCGACGGCGCGTTCGATCGGAGCCGAAACCAGTACCGAGCCGAGCAGTTCATCGAACTGGCGAGTCGCGTCGGCACCGGCGAGAAGAACATCGGCGTCACTTCGCAGGACCTCTACTACCGGCGGCGCAACTACGTGTTCGGGCTGGCGTACCTGAACGGCAACGGCTCCGTGATCTCGACGCACCGACTGCAGACCTCCTCCGACGGCGGCATCACCACCAAACCCCAGTCGGAGGTGTTCGCCGACCGCGTTCGCAAAGAGGTCGTCCACGAAATCGGCCACACGCTCGGACTCGAACACTGCGACAACAGCAAGTGCGTGATGTCTTTCTCTCCCACGGTCCGCGAGGTCGACGTCAAGGAAGAGAACCTCTGCGGGACCTGTAGTCAACTCCTGTACTGA
- the hisH gene encoding imidazole glycerol phosphate synthase subunit HisH, protein MSTTTGAPEEALAEIVLVDYGLGNLRSAQRGLERAGASVSITDDPADFEAADGIVLPGVGAFSEGMENAGPFREPLAAAAERGQPIFGICLGMQMLLTTSEEADHAGQGQVEGLDFVPGTNVRFEGEQKVPHMGWNELHVEREHPLVEGVDGEYAYFVHSYYAEPDDPDAVVATTDYGVTFPAVIANEAGTVFGTQFHPEKSGETGLRILRNFVDYCAER, encoded by the coding sequence ATGAGCACGACGACGGGAGCCCCCGAGGAGGCGTTGGCAGAGATCGTCCTCGTCGACTACGGCCTCGGCAACCTCCGCAGCGCCCAGCGGGGGCTCGAACGCGCCGGCGCGTCGGTCTCGATCACCGACGACCCGGCCGACTTCGAGGCCGCGGACGGGATCGTCCTGCCGGGCGTGGGCGCGTTCAGCGAGGGGATGGAGAACGCCGGGCCGTTCCGCGAACCGCTCGCGGCGGCCGCCGAGCGCGGACAGCCGATCTTCGGGATCTGTCTCGGGATGCAGATGCTTCTCACCACCAGCGAGGAGGCCGACCACGCGGGCCAGGGACAGGTCGAAGGGCTCGACTTCGTCCCCGGAACCAACGTCCGGTTCGAGGGGGAGCAGAAGGTGCCGCACATGGGCTGGAACGAACTGCACGTCGAGCGCGAGCACCCGCTCGTCGAGGGCGTCGACGGCGAGTACGCCTACTTCGTCCACTCCTACTACGCCGAGCCCGACGACCCCGACGCCGTCGTCGCGACCACCGACTACGGGGTGACGTTCCCGGCGGTGATCGCCAACGAGGCGGGCACCGTCTTCGGGACCCAGTTCCACCCGGAGAAGTCCGGCGAGACCGGCCTGCGGATCCTTCGGAACTTCGTCGACTACTGCGCCGAGCGGTAG
- the hsp14 gene encoding archaeal heat shock protein Hsp14: MMRRSPSFDDIEFDDLFGRMSRQFEEMSRQFDSTRSFGREMAIDIREDGDSLVAVVDLPGFEKEDIDLTVTEDVLTIEASRTDSVETDDDHYVHRERRSDTARRSIRLPAAIHADDASATYNNGVLSVTLPKLIVDDEDARHIDVE; encoded by the coding sequence ATGATGAGACGTTCCCCCAGCTTCGACGACATCGAGTTCGACGACCTCTTCGGCCGGATGTCCCGGCAGTTCGAGGAGATGAGCCGACAGTTCGACAGCACACGCTCGTTCGGCCGCGAAATGGCCATCGACATCCGCGAGGACGGTGACTCCCTCGTCGCCGTCGTCGACCTCCCCGGGTTCGAGAAGGAGGACATCGACCTCACCGTCACCGAGGACGTGCTGACGATCGAGGCGTCCCGGACCGACTCAGTCGAGACAGACGACGACCACTACGTCCACCGCGAACGACGGTCCGACACCGCCCGGCGCTCGATCCGACTCCCCGCGGCGATCCACGCTGACGACGCCTCGGCGACGTACAACAACGGCGTCCTCTCCGTGACGCTGCCCAAACTGATCGTCGACGACGAAGACGCCCGCCACATCGACGTCGAGTAA
- the pheA gene encoding prephenate dehydratase, whose protein sequence is MQVVTLGPEGTYSHRAARAVDEDVVFRESVSGIVDAVDSGEYDRGVVPIENSIEGSVTETLDAIANADIAVIQEIVTPIRHALLAQSPNFDTVASHSQALAQCRSYLEREYPDAELEPVTSTARGVEYAREDATVAGIGHPDNAGDDLTVIAEDIQDRSSNATRFLVIAPVDERADGGGKSTIVVYPNANYPGLLLELLEAFAERDINLSRIESRPSGNRLGDYLFHIDFDAGFYEDRAQEALEDVEEIAENGWVKRLGSYDKRHVLY, encoded by the coding sequence ATGCAGGTAGTCACGTTGGGTCCCGAAGGAACGTACTCCCACCGCGCCGCCCGCGCCGTCGACGAGGACGTCGTCTTCCGCGAGTCCGTCTCGGGCATCGTCGACGCCGTCGACAGCGGCGAGTACGACCGCGGCGTCGTTCCGATCGAGAACAGCATCGAGGGGAGCGTCACCGAGACGCTCGACGCCATCGCGAACGCGGATATCGCCGTCATCCAGGAGATCGTCACCCCGATCCGCCACGCCCTCCTCGCGCAGTCGCCGAACTTCGACACCGTCGCCTCGCACTCGCAGGCGCTGGCGCAGTGTCGCTCCTACCTCGAACGCGAGTACCCCGACGCCGAGCTGGAGCCGGTCACGAGCACCGCCCGCGGCGTCGAGTACGCTCGCGAGGACGCCACGGTCGCCGGCATCGGCCACCCGGACAACGCCGGCGACGACCTCACGGTCATCGCCGAGGACATCCAGGACCGCTCGTCGAACGCGACGCGATTCCTGGTCATCGCGCCGGTCGATGAGCGCGCCGACGGCGGCGGCAAGTCCACTATTGTCGTCTACCCGAACGCGAACTACCCCGGCCTCCTGCTCGAACTGCTCGAGGCGTTCGCCGAGCGCGACATCAACCTCTCGCGAATCGAATCGCGTCCGAGCGGCAACCGCCTCGGCGACTACCTCTTCCACATCGACTTCGACGCCGGCTTCTACGAGGACCGCGCTCAGGAGGCGCTCGAAGACGTCGAGGAGATCGCCGAGAACGGGTGGGTCAAGCGGCTCGGATCCTACGACAAGCGACACGTTCTCTACTAA
- a CDS encoding DUF362 domain-containing protein, whose translation MDGNDAVEALSVPEATILDACGDPPLPEMGVIEQVWDTDPIPSDEVRERAAGAAETLPLDSVPEGGEIALGVGSRGIANLPEIVAGVVDALSEAGYEPFVFPAMGSHGGATGEGQREMLNELGVTEEAIGCEIRSSMEVVEVGRTPERDVPVVADANAAAADGIVPINRVKPHTDFDGVVESGLSKMLVIGMGKQRGAKIAHEWAVDWSFRKMIPEITEQLLSELPVVGGVAIVEDQHDDTSILEGVPPSGFLDREAELLETAYEIMPKIPFEEVDVAVFDRQGKDVSGQGLDTNVIGRRPFAINEPEPESPRIKRIYVRGLTETTHGNAMGVGSADVIHEDIVAELDAPTTLINALTASTIRGVRLPPVVETDRAGLVAALSTIGVVDTDTVRVLRAPDTMRLHRLHASPALVEEARSREDLRVVAEPSPIAFEDGAFAAGYGEDHD comes from the coding sequence ATGGACGGCAACGACGCGGTGGAGGCGCTTTCGGTACCCGAGGCCACGATTCTGGACGCCTGCGGCGACCCGCCGCTTCCGGAGATGGGCGTGATCGAACAGGTGTGGGACACCGACCCGATCCCGAGCGACGAGGTGCGCGAACGGGCTGCGGGGGCCGCGGAAACGCTGCCGCTCGATTCGGTCCCCGAGGGCGGCGAAATCGCCCTCGGGGTCGGAAGTCGGGGCATCGCGAACCTCCCGGAGATCGTCGCCGGCGTCGTCGACGCCCTCTCGGAAGCGGGTTACGAGCCCTTCGTCTTCCCCGCGATGGGGAGTCACGGCGGCGCGACCGGTGAAGGACAACGGGAGATGCTCAACGAGCTCGGCGTGACCGAGGAGGCGATCGGCTGTGAGATCCGCTCGAGTATGGAGGTCGTCGAGGTCGGTCGAACGCCCGAGCGCGACGTGCCGGTCGTCGCCGACGCCAACGCGGCCGCGGCCGACGGGATCGTCCCGATCAACCGCGTCAAGCCCCACACTGACTTCGACGGCGTCGTCGAGAGCGGCCTCTCGAAGATGCTCGTGATCGGGATGGGCAAACAGCGCGGCGCGAAGATCGCCCACGAGTGGGCCGTCGACTGGTCGTTCCGGAAGATGATCCCGGAGATCACCGAACAGCTCCTCTCTGAACTCCCCGTCGTCGGCGGCGTCGCGATCGTCGAAGACCAGCACGACGACACGTCGATTCTGGAGGGCGTCCCCCCGAGCGGCTTTCTCGACCGCGAGGCCGAACTGCTCGAAACCGCCTACGAGATAATGCCGAAGATCCCCTTCGAGGAGGTCGACGTCGCCGTCTTCGACCGACAGGGCAAGGACGTCAGCGGCCAGGGCCTCGACACGAACGTCATCGGACGGCGACCGTTCGCCATCAACGAACCCGAGCCCGAGAGCCCGCGGATCAAGCGGATCTACGTCCGCGGCCTCACGGAGACCACCCACGGGAACGCGATGGGCGTCGGCTCCGCAGACGTGATCCACGAGGACATCGTCGCCGAACTGGACGCCCCGACGACCCTTATCAACGCGCTCACCGCGAGCACCATCCGGGGCGTCCGACTCCCGCCGGTCGTCGAGACCGACCGCGCGGGCCTCGTCGCCGCGCTCTCGACGATCGGCGTCGTCGACACCGACACCGTCCGCGTCCTGCGCGCCCCGGACACGATGCGTCTCCACCGGCTGCACGCGTCGCCGGCGCTGGTCGAGGAGGCCCGCTCGCGCGAGGACCTCCGCGTCGTCGCTGAGCCGTCGCCGATCGCGTTCGAAGACGGGGCGTTCGCGGCCGGCTACGGCGAGGATCACGACTGA
- a CDS encoding UPF0146 family protein produces METRRNTALVARFSAYETAVEIGIGRRPGVAASLADAGVAVAATDVADGDDVEVPAAVSFVRDDVVEAAARDDPGDPYDADLVYALNLPPELHRPALDVAEAVDADFAFTTLGYDAPAVPCGTEAIPGGETLYVAREEERNSTA; encoded by the coding sequence GTGGAAACGCGCCGTAATACCGCCCTCGTCGCCCGTTTTTCGGCGTACGAGACGGCGGTGGAGATCGGGATCGGCCGCCGTCCCGGGGTCGCCGCCAGCCTCGCCGACGCCGGGGTCGCGGTCGCCGCCACGGACGTCGCCGACGGCGACGACGTCGAGGTGCCCGCGGCCGTCTCGTTCGTCCGCGACGACGTCGTCGAGGCCGCAGCGCGCGACGACCCGGGCGACCCCTACGACGCGGACCTCGTCTACGCGCTGAACCTCCCGCCGGAACTCCACCGGCCGGCGCTGGACGTGGCCGAGGCGGTCGACGCCGACTTCGCGTTCACGACGCTCGGCTACGACGCGCCCGCCGTGCCCTGCGGGACCGAGGCAATCCCCGGCGGGGAGACGCTGTACGTCGCCCGGGAGGAGGAGCGAAATTCTACGGCCTGA